AATGACCTCATTATGGTCCACACTCTGTCTAGTGCACTACCTTAACATTTTTTTCGTTTATCATAGAACGAAATTTCCCTTCACTTTCGGTTTTGAGCTTAAATGTTTTACTCGATAAATTGATTAGTTACGAACTTATTTGGTGATGGtttctttagttttaaaaatttagtgtTTAAAGAAATTAAGAGGGTTAATGCGGAGCTGTTAATGTAATGGATTTTTTTGCCTCGTATTCTACTGTTAGAGATAAAAAGTTGTTGTCTTGCgctcatttcattttcctttgaCACTAAATGGATAaattatgagaaaaaataaaaataatttaatcgaTACGAATAGCACTAATTTTGATGGACTAATAAAAgagtaattatattttctgaaAAAGTATACTAAAAACTCTCCTCTCCTCTCTCAAACCGTTTATAAAATGGGTATAGTAGGCCACTGCCCACCTTTAATTTCCTGCTTTTTTAAACACCCTTTCGATATCAATTGAAGAATGAAGTTTCGCTCTCACGGCTACGGCGCTTATTCTTCCAAAAGTactttccttttctttgttttttttcggttttctGATATTTTAAGTTCAATTTCTGTGTATGGAATCGGAGTGCTTGTTTCTGATTTTGACGTGCTGAGTGATGATGGTACTTAATTGACTGTGTTTAACGTTTCGGTGACTAACTGTGCTGCAATTAAATGTTTctgtaattaaatttttgtttatccATTTTGTTGGAAGAGATTTATTGATACATCTATATAATTTTTGGAACCAGCGACATTACTAGGTTTGTGTAAGAGAAACATTTAGCATTTCTACCtgcataattttttcaatgctgttgtttcttttattgAATCCTATAAAACATGGGCCCAAACTATCCAAATCACTTTAATAACAATGAAATGGTGAATCATCTGTTTATCGTTACACTATCCATATGATTGTGCTATTTGTAATTCTTTCTCACTTGCCAACTGATTGAACTTCGCTTATTTTATTAGCTTTCCACTTTATCAATTCATTAGGTccatttcaattcaaatttctgATAGCAGCGATGACCATCAATCAAAAGCCTTCCATTGTTctttatagagaaaatattttcctCGTGGACTAACTATTTTTCTGCTACAGGCTCATTGTATTAGAAAGACGTAGCAATACGACTAGAGCTGTTCTTGCTCTACAATCTAGATACAAATGGGCTTTAAGTGGTACTCCCCTTCTGAACCTGTATCGGGCTTTAAGTGGTACTCCCCTTCTGAACCTGTATCGGGCTTTAAGTGGTACTCCCCTTCTGAACCGTGTGGGCGAGCTCTACTCACTTGTAAGTTATGGTTGAAGAGTAGTACCCTCTATCTTACTGTATTATACTAACAGGCTTGAAATTCCTTTAAGATTCGCTTTTTCCAGATAGTTCCTTTCTCGTATTATTTCTGCAAGGATTGCGACTGTCGTACCCTTATTTACAGGTATAGCTTGAAAGTAGTGAGCCTTTTCCATGTTTTCATTCTTTCAGTATTTTTCTAAACCTGAAAAGCACAAAATCCTGAAAAGCTTAGTGTTAAGACGTAAAAGGAAGGGCAGAGCAGATGATCTTGCGCTACCCCCTagaattgtactccctccgtcccaataaatatgaaacatttgggtttcggcacgagattttatgtagtgttgttttgtgagttaatgaagagagagtaaagtaagaaagatgaaaaagtagagagagtattatttctattttgggaaacgtttcatttttaatgggacaaacaaaaaaggaaaacgtttcatttttaatgggacagtgAGTATGTTTTTCATGTCAAACAATCTGAATTtcttatgtttatttaatttttctctaatttagGTTACATTGAGAAGAGATTCTCTCGATGTTGTTGAAGAAGACTATTATACAGCACTCTACAACGAGAGTCAAGCACACTTTAATACGTACGCCATCTAAGTTCACCATCTCTCGTTTTGAGATTTGGATGTAGTACTGGTTAAGAGTTTCGTTTGCTTGGAAGTAGTCAAGAGGCCTGTCATCCGCTAATTTCATGCAGCTCGTCTAGCCTATAAAAGGTTTTGCTGGTGTAGCTAGATTTCTTGATTACATTTCCTTTTGTATCTTGATTCAGGAATCAAGTTACATGCTATTCCGATTGCTGGGATCATCAATTCTTGATTTTCCGTATATAAGTCATGAGCATATTATTATAAGCTAGTAATGTCAGGTTTACCAAGTAGGTTAATGAAGGTTCACTTTTGTCATGCCATATTCTTGTCTTATTGGCAGATACGTCGATGCAGGAACACTGTTGAATAACTATGCCCACATATTTGATCTACTCAGACGCCTTCGTCAGGTTATTGTTGGACCATCCTTATACTAAGATCTTGGTTTTGCAATATGGATTCCTTTATGGCTCCCTACTCCGTCCATATCTCAAACTGCTGATCTTAAACTAATCAAACAAAAACGCAAGCAGTTGATCCCTACCTTGTGAAATATTCTCTTACTTCAATGGAAAGAAAGGGAAAGCAGTTGATACTGGAATTGATGTAAAATGTGGCTTGTGTAATGACACCGAAGAAGACACAGTGGTGAGTTGAATACAATTTGTTGTAACTGCTGGTATCCCTAAGCTATGGAGGCACTAATTCAACAGTGCATTGCTACATTATTTATACCTCTGACTCTCTCAGGATGTTTTAATCTACATTTTCATCTGCACAGTATCAACATCTTACATTTGTATCTATGTACCTAGGATTTATAATTCTAATTGGTGTTGCACTTTCTAAACTGTTGCATAGTGAAGTGACAGTTCAGTAGTCACTGGAATTGAACTGTTTGTCCATCAAGCAGCACATTAATTCTAGCTGAAGTAGATTTCATCAAGTAATGGATTCTGAAAAATGGAAAGCACTGAAGATGCATATATGTTGCTTGAGCTTGTAATTTgagcaaaattttaaattgttatatgGTACAGTTTCCCATTTTCAATCCAGGCATTATTTCATATGTTAGTTTTGACACTGAATATTCTTGACTCATTGAATGCTGAATAGTGAATGGTTGAATCAGCTGTGTTTTGATTTCGTAGCTCGATACGTAATGTTGCTAGTACtgtgataaatatttcattgCATGGGTTAATGTGTCAAGAGGCTCTGTTTTTACTCAGTAAAATTGGTTTCTGttgtttgttttgtatatACAGCAGTTTACATTTTTAGATTAATCTGTTGCAACCGCTCAATTGTGAGTATACTTTACTGCAGAGGGAAGAAACTAGGTTTTCTTGATGGATCCATGGTGGAATCCTGCTGTGGAGCGGCAGGCGCAAGACAGAATTCATCGAATAGGCCAATTCAAACCAATAAGGTATGTTGAATGAGCTGTGCACTTAGAATACACATGTTTACATATACGTTTTACATTGGTTCTAatcttcattttctgtttcttCTGTTTAAGGATTGTgaggtttattattgaaaacaCCGTTGAGGAGAGGATCTTAAAGTTGCAGGAGAAGAAGGAATTAGTATTCGAGGGGTAAGTCGATACTCTCTTACATGTAAAGGAATCAGATTTACTTCTTTGTTTGATGATTCATCCTTAAATCTTCTTCGACTCAACCACTGGTATTCTTACCGAGTCGTGTTACTCTGAATGCAGCACGGTAGGTGGATGTTCGGAGGCACTGGCCAAATTAACAGAAGCTGATCTGAGATTCCTGTTTGTGACTTGAGTTTCATCAGGTCTGCTGGAaaattttaggattttgtCGTGTCGTTCGGTTAGTGTTTCCTTTTGATGAACGAATTGCTAAAACTAGTCGGTATTTTTGACACCTTTCGGCAAAGAAATATCTTTGCCTGTTGTTGTAATGTAACAGATCTTTGATGATGCTAGACATTAACATATGAATGTATTACagtttattgcatttttcctatatttggttttactattttttacaCCCTaactgaataaaataaatttcaaatttttgtaactactacaatatttataagGACATAATTTAATGCCTGTGAAAATTGAGGATCTCGTTGCGTTAATACTGAGAAAAAGTCGTGGGAACAAGGGTCCATAATTAAGTGAAGATGCTAATCGTGTGAGTGTCACAATTGTGTTgcatttaatagtataaattgaggaattttaatttaaattaagtttatGATTCATGCAAATTGGGTGGGGGCATGGATCTTGGCTTAAAATGAGGCAAAAACTAAAATGATCAATTTTCTTGAGAAAATACTAATAGTTGCCTCTAGATCAATGATGtgttttattactccattttataACATTTATTAATACAATCAGAATTGGCTTAAAAGCATCGTTTTCATTGTAACTAAGTGACCATTTATTATGACTGATCTTAAAGtattactctcttcgtctTAGGATATTAGactcttatttctttttcgaatgtcccaacatatttgagtcatttttatttatggtaaaaaatttactttactaCCAACTCCATTTACACCACTAAACAACATCTCCTATattcatgtgcccaaaagaaagaGTTCTAATATctcgggacggagggagtattatttttttaatcaatgaaAATATGGAGAAggttatatatgtaaattagaTTAGCGTACTAATCACAAACCTTTTatttcattggaaaatataggCTGTCCAAACTTACCCCACCAACGTCCACTACTTTGCAATTTGTTGGTTAAGTTTATAATTAGGAGTCATACAAAATCAGCTGAGACtgatttgcaaaaaaaataaatatattgaaatcctaaatgtaatttattttaa
The nucleotide sequence above comes from Salvia hispanica cultivar TCC Black 2014 chromosome 5, UniMelb_Shisp_WGS_1.0, whole genome shotgun sequence. Encoded proteins:
- the LOC125190799 gene encoding DNA repair protein RAD16-like; the protein is MDPWWNPAVERQAQDRIHRIGQFKPIRIVRFIIENTVEERILKLQEKKELVFEGTVGGCSEALAKLTEADLRFLFVT
- the LOC125190798 gene encoding uncharacterized protein LOC125190798 isoform X2 translates to MGFKWYSPSEPVSGFKWYSPSEPVSGFKWYSPSEPCGRALLTYSLFPDSSFLVLFLQGLRLSYPYLQVTLRRDSLDVVEEDYYTALYNESQAHFNTYVDAGTLLNNYAHIFDLLRRLRQLIPTL
- the LOC125190798 gene encoding DNA repair protein RAD16-like isoform X1, with protein sequence MGFKWYSPSEPVSGFKWYSPSEPVSGFKWYSPSEPCGRALLTYSLFPDSSFLVLFLQGLRLSYPYLQVTLRRDSLDVVEEDYYTALYNESQAHFNTYVDAGTLLNNYAHIFDLLRRLRQVIVGPSLY
- the LOC125190798 gene encoding DNA repair protein RAD16-like isoform X3, which encodes MGFKWYSPSEPVSGFKWYSPSEPVSGFKWYSPSEPCGRALLTYSSFLVLFLQGLRLSYPYLQVTLRRDSLDVVEEDYYTALYNESQAHFNTYVDAGTLLNNYAHIFDLLRRLRQVIVGPSLY